The following DNA comes from Synechococcus sp. CC9616.
TCGGCTTTTGATCACCCCCTCACTGGTGCATGGAGACCTCTGGGGGGGCAATGCAGGTGCTCTTTCGGACGGCCGAGGCACAATTTTCGACCCCGCAGCCTGGTGGGCTCACCACGAAGTTGATCTGGCAATGACGCACCTGTTCGGTGGATTTTCAAAGGATTTCTATCGTGCGTACAACTCAGTGATTCCTGCTCAGCAGGGATTTGAAGATCGAATCGAGATCTACAACTTTTATCACCTGCTGAATCACGCCAATCTCTTCGGCGGTGGCTACATCGAACAATCAAAGGCTTGTTTGAGAAGCCTTGTCAGACGCCTGATTTGAGCGTCATGGATCAACCGAGATATTCCTGCCTGAGGGTTTGAACTTTTTTGATCAGAGCGTTGCGCTTGTCGCTGGTGGTGAGATTTTTCCAGCTCCATTGACCGACGACGACCACACCCAGGAGTTCCAGCAGACCGGGAACGACAGGAAGAAGATTGATGGTGTCCAGAATCCCTTTGATCAGAATCTGGGCAACGATGACGGCAGCGAAGATTCCGACGATCTTGCCGATACGCCCCATCTGATTCCAGTCAACTTGGTCGAGGGTCTCGTTCACTTTCCCGAGCACATCGCTGTAGCGCTCCGCGAACGATGTGCCCTCATCAGGGGCCCCAGTTCCGCTATCAACTGCCGAATCCTGAGTTTCAGCGGCATCCTTCACTTCAGTGGTGGCGTCACTCATGGGGTCGAGGGGCTCACTTAAATGGTCAGCTGAGCGTATCGGTGAGATGCACTTTGTGCCATCGCTGCTGTGCCTGAATCATCAATGCCTCACGGTTCTTGATTGCAATTTCCGTGCAAGATATCCAGAGGAGGGATGCGCCCTGTTGCTTGGTCCCATCCCAACGCAATCGCATTGGCTGGTGAACACGGTCTGGCCCTGTTGCAACGTCTGGCAGCCGCCAGAGGAGCGGACCAGCTGTTTTGCCATTGATCCGCGGGAACAGCTGGCAGCACAGCGCTGGGCACGTGGCAAGGGCCTGCAGCCACTTGCCGTGGCCCATTCACATCCCGGAACAGCGGCGTTCCCATCAGAGCAGGACCGGCGGCTTGGTCTCCCCGAAGCACTGATGCTGATCACGGATCGCGATGGTCTTCCGCGCGCCTGGTGGCTGGATGCGGATCGTCGGGTCACGTCGATCCCGATGGAGGTCTGGGACAGTGGTCGAAGCCAGGGGGCCTGCTTGTGACCACCTCCTCGACAGGAAGCAACAACGATCTGACGCCCGCTGAACGGGAGCGTTACTCCCGTCATCTGCTGCTCCCTGAAGTGGGAACCGATGGTCAGAAGCGTCTCCGAGCTGCATCTGTCCTGTGTGTTGGTTGTGGAGGACTTGGCTCGCCCCTTCTTCTTTATCTCGCTGCAGCTGGTGTTGGTCGTATCGGCATTGTGGACGGTGATGTTGTCGAGCTCTCGAACCTGCAGCGTCAGGTGATTCATGGTGAAGGCTGGCTGGGTCGCTCGAAAGCGCAATCCGCAGCCAGTCGCATCGCTGATCTCAATTCGGGTTGCCGGGTCGACGTCCATGAGCAGATGCTCTCGATCGAGAACGCTCTGGATCTGATCGCTCCCTACGACCTGGTGTGCGACGGAACCGACAACTTCCCGACCCGTTTTCTGGTGAACGATGCCTGTGTGTTGCTTGGCAAGCCACTGATCTACGGCTCGGTGCAGCGGTTCGTCGGACAGGTCAGTGTGTTTAATCGAACGGCTGACAGCCCCAACTACAGAGATCTGTTGACGGAACCCCCGCCGCCCGGGGAAGTGCCCTCCTGCGCAGAAGCCGGTGTGATGGGCGTCATGCCAGGGCTGATCGGTTTGCTCCAGGCGAGCGAAGCCATCAAGCTGATCACAGACATCGGTCTCCCCCTCGATGGCCGTCTGCTTGTGGTGGATGCCCTGACGATGCGTTTCCGGGAGTTGACCCTCAAGGTGGATCCGGCTCGGCAGCCGATCGAGAACCTGATTGACTACCGCCAGTTCTGCCGCCCGGAGTTGCTTGCGATGGACAGCATCAGTGTCACCGAGCTCAATGCATTGCTGGAGGCCGAAGCGGATGATGTGGTCCTCATCGACGTGCGGAACCCCTCCGAGGCAGAGGTGGCGTCGATTGCGGGGAGTCATTTGATTCCCATGTCAACCATCGAAAACGGAGAGGCCGTGGATCAGGTGCGATCGCTGGCGCAGGGCAAACGTCTTTACGTGCACTGCAAGCTGGGTGGACGCTCGGCTCGTGCCGTTCAGATGCTGGGGAGCCACGGCATCGAGGCCATCAACGTCGACGGCGGCATCGACGCCTGGGCTCAGCTCATCGATGCGGAGATGGCCCGCTATTGATGGAGGTCAGTAGTCCACCCCGCGTTTGAGATCGACGCCCTGCTCGGCGTAATGCTTGTGGCACACCATTTCGGAGTGAATGCTGGCGAGGTCGAAGTAGGCAGGTGGCGTTTTGCACCGGCCCGTGATGATCACTTCCGTCTCCAGGGGTTTGCGCAGGAGTGTCTGAACAATCGGTTCTACCGGTAGAAGCTCAAGATCCACCGTCGGGTTGAGCTCATCGAGAATCACAGTTTTGTAGAGACCACTCGAAATGGCAGCCCGTGCGATTTCCCAGGCTCGCTCCGCTTCCACGTAATCGATCGGTTCTTGCTGGCCGCGCCAGACGATGGCATCCCGCCCGGAGCGCAGGTGATCCACCAGATGTGGGTAACTTTCCCGCAGGGCGGCGATGGCCGCGTCCTCGGTGTATCCCGTTCCCCCCTTGAGCCACTGCAGGATCAACACCCTGTGACTTTTGTCCTGACTGATGCCTCGCCCGATGGCCTGCAGCGCTTTGCCCAGGGCACTGGTTGATTTGCCTTTTCCCTCGCCGGTGTAGATCTCGATCCCACTGCTCATGGTCAAAGGGATCACGTGGTCGTTGTCCAGACCCGGACGACGATGGGCCCGCATTTCCGAATGGAGATCTGCCTCCTGGATCAGAGGGGCTGGTGCGGCACGACCGGTGACGATGATCTCCATTCCTTCCGGACGGTTCGCCAGGGTTCTGACCACGTCATCGATGTCCAGCAGTCCGAGATCCAGCACTGGATTCAGTTCATCGAGCACGACGACGGAGTAAAGGGCGCTGGCGATTGCCCCCTTGGCGATCACCCAACCCCTCTCGGCCTCTTCCCGGTCAAAACGGGTGGATTCCTCAGCGGTGAAATGGTCAGCCCGCCCTGTGCGGAGCTGATCGATCAGATGGGGAAATCCCTGCTGTAGTGCTTCTATCGCAGCATCTTCGTCGTAAGAGCGGCCAGGTCCTTTGAGGAAACGCAGCAGCAGAACCCGGGTCCGACGCTGTTCACAGATGCCGAGTCCAATGGTTCGAAGCACAACACCAAGGGCGGCCTGGCTTTTGCCCTTCCCCTCTCCGTCGTAGACGTGCAGCTGTCCCTGGCTGCGTTCTCGGCTGTCCGCCGCGGTAACAATGCCGATGCTCCGGGGCATGGACGCAGCTCTTACGGTTGGAGCCTAACGAGATCGTTCAGGTTGTCCCGCTGATGTTCCGGCTGCAGGAAACGTTGCCAGCTCGGGAGGCCGAACAGCTTGAGCGGCTGAGGCATTGGTTCAGGCAGTGGCAGCCTGATCGTCCATTGATCTGTGTGGCCTATTCCGGTGGTGTCGACAGCACCTTGGTGGCTGCAATCGCCCATGAGCAGCAGGGCGAATGTGCCCTTGCCGTGACTGGAGTGTCTCCCGCCCTGGCCCCCCACCTGTTGCAGGAGGCGAGAACTCAGGCAGGTTGGATCGGAATCCGGCACCAGGAGTGCAGGACCCGCGAACTTGATAATCCTGCGTACCGCAGCAATCCTCAGGATCGCTGTTACGCCTGCAAGCAGGAACTGCATGAGCACCTGAGTCAGGTGATTGCCGCTGCCGAGGGCGGCTTGGTGATCGATGGTGTCAATCTCGACGATCTCGGGGATCACCGGCCTGGAATCCAGGCCGCACGGGAGGCTGGCGTTCGTTCTCCCCTGGCGGAATTAGGAATCGACAAGGCCGCGATTCGCCAACTCTCACAAGCGCTGGGTTTCCCTTGGTGGGATAAACCTGCGCAGCCATGCCTGGCATCGCGGTTTCCCTACGGAGAATCGATTACGGCAGATCGTCTGCGCCGGGTTGGAGCTGCTGAGGCATGGCTGATCCAGCGAGGCTTCAATCGCATCAGAGTGCGTAGTCAGGGATTGGCGGCGCGCATCGAAATTCCGCGCGATCAGATCAGCACCCTGATTGCACTGGCCGAAAAAGAGCCTTTGGTGTCTGAGTTGATGGCTCTGGGATTCACGTCGGTGAGTGTTGACCTTGAAGGTCTGGTCAGCGGCAAACTCAATCGCCGCTGATCAGTTCAGAGTCATCTCAGAGCGGCATCCTCTCGATCACAACGGATCAGATCGAGATGGACATCGGGCTGGGCGTCCGAATTTCCGTTGTCAATGCAGCTGGCGTTTCCCGCAGAAAACTTCTGAGGGCATGCCGGCTTGCCCGTAGTTCTTCGCTCATCACACGGCAGGCTTCCTCCGGCATGGTGTGATCCCCACAGGTGAACACGTCAACGGCGGCGTAGCCGTTCTCCGGCCAGGTGTGAATCGAGATGTGGGATTCGGCCAAGAGAGCAAGGCCTGTCACACCCTGGGGCTCAAACCGGTGGGTGATGAGATTGAGGAGAGTGGCGCCAGCACGTTTTGCAGCGGTCGTGATGGCGGTTCTCAGAAAAGCTTCGTCGTTGAGTCTGGTCTGGTCGCAGTCGTAGAGCTCGAGGATGCAGTGTTTGCCAACCATGTCAGTGGCACCGGATGTGGCAGCTGGCTCGCTTCCGTTGGGTTGGTTGTCACCCCATCCCGGGTTGGGATGCAAGTCAGACAGGCTCTGCTTCATCAGGCGTCAGCGCAAAATGGCCTCAAAGACTATCTGACGTTCAGAGCATTGTTGAGGTCTGATTCATTCAGGATCTGAGCTTCCTGACGCCAGCCCCCGTCGAAGGCCTCGAGATGGGTGGCACTGACCAAACACTGGTGTGACGTCCCAACAGCTTCCAGCAGAAGCTGCTGTCGCGTGGGATCGAGTTCGGCCAGAACATCGTCCAGCAGAAGCAGTGGTGGTTCCCCGCAGAGCTGAGTCAAAAGCTCAAGTTCTGCCAGCTTTAGCGCCAGCACCAGAGTGCGCTGTTGGCCGGCCGACCCGAATCGACGCGCCGGAGATCCACTCAGCATCAGCTCGATTTCATCGCGGTGAGGTCCCACCCTGCAGCTGCCCAGCCGTTCCTCTTCGGGCCGCTGTTGTTTGAGCTGTTCTTCGATGGCCAATCGCCATGGCTCTTCAGCCTCGTCCGCCTCGAGGGTGCTGCCGGGCCGATACCTCAGTTCCAGTTTTTCGGTGCCTTGGCTGAGATGCTCCTGCCATTGCCGTGCCAATGGCTCCAGTCGATGCAGGGCACGTTGTCGCCGCCTGTGGATGCGCGTGCTCACAAGAGCCATCTGCAGGTCAAAAGCATCCAGTAGGCCGGCCCGCTCCTGGTTGCTCACGGTGGCGATGCGTTTCCACAGCTGACTGCGTTGACGCAGCAAGCGACTGAAGCGGCTGATCAGGTCGGCATAGATCGGCTCCAGCTGCAGCACCACGCGATCCAGCCACTGCCGCCTCAGGGCGGGCTCCCCCCGCACCAGGTCGAGATCGAGCGCGCTGAAACCGATGCAGCGCAGGGGGCCGATCAGATCCATCTGACGGTTCAGCAGCTTTCCGTTACGGCGGGCCTGGCGTCCCCCACTGCGCCGCAGTTCCAACTCCAGGCGATCTCCTTCTCTGAGCTCGGCTCGCAGTGTGGCCTGGGAGGCGGACCATTGGATCAGATCCCTGTCCTGGCTGCAGCGATGGGATCGCAGCGTGCCCAGCAGTTCCACGGCCTCCAGGAGGTTTGATTTCCCAATCCCGTTCGAGCCGATCACCAACAGCCTGGGGTGGGTCAGTTCCAGCTGCAGGTTTGTCTGGTTGCGGAACCCCCGCAGCGTCAGCTCTTTAAGCCGGATGGGTCCCTGAGCAACGTGTGGGTAAGGTACCCGTAACGGAACGACCTAGGGTCGATCTTCCGCTGCGGCCCCGTGCCGTTCAGTGGGCATGTAGCTCAGTTGGATAGAGCATCAGATTCCGGTTCTGAGGGTCGGGGGTTCAAGTCCCTCCATGCTCGTGTTTCATTCCGGCTTGCGGGCTGGCTTCAAAGGCAGTCCCATCGCGCGGATACCGCTCGGGTCGATCACAAAGCCATGGGTTTCGAGGGCGGCCACCGCCATTTTGGGCGCCGACACCGACAAACTGCAGCCCGGCAGATCCCTGCGCAGCATGTTCAGTGATCTGTGAACGAGCACGCTGAGGATTTGCTCTTGATCGGGCCCTGGCTTTGAACAGAGATTCCAGAGGTTGGCATTGAGTGCAAGGTCACTGGTGGCACGAACAAAACCAACCAGTTCGCCGCTGCTTTCTTCGAGCACGCTCAGCTGCCAGAGGCTGTTGTCGAGGGCGCGCTGCCAATCGTCTTGGGAATGCGTGGTTTCCTGGCAGAAGGCCAGCAACTTGTTGAGAGACTCTGGCGTCGGGGCGCTTGATGTCTCCAACCGATAGCCGTTGGGGAGCTTTGGTGGGACAGATTGCTGGAGGAAAGGAAGCACGAGCGGGCCCTCAGCCTGTGTTCCGCATGCCGGCAGCGATGCCGTTCAGGGTGAGCAGAGCCCCGCGCAGCAATTCGCTGCGGCTATAGGTGCGACGGTCCTCTTCCATTCCTGGCGCTTCACTCATGGGGGGTTGCCGGTTCTGATCACGCAGTCGTTTCAGCAGAGCAACCTGGAGGAAGCCGAGGGGCACGATCGTGCGGTTGCGCAGATCGACTGAGAGTTGCAGCGCTTGATCTGCCCCAAGCAGCCGCGACTGCCCGGTGATGTCCAGCACCAGGGAGCGCGTTAGCTCGTATTCATCAGCAATGGTGCGGAAGATCCGCTCAAATGCCTCTCGGTTTTCGGAGGCCCCCAGGCTGGTCATGTAGTGATGGGCCAGATCCAGGTCCACCTTCGACAGCGTCATCTCCACTTTTGAGATCAGCATTCGGAAGAACGGCCATCGCTGGTGCAGGCGCCTGAGCAGATCCAACTGCTCAGGGTCGTCTTTGACCTCCGTGGCCAGTGCGGTCCCAAAGCCAAACCAGCTGGGCAGCAGAAAACGGCTCTGGGTCCAGCCGAAGACCCAGGGAATGGCCCGCAGGCTGGAGAGATCCTTGGCGCCTGTCTTGCGCCGAGCCGGACGACTGGAGATCTGTAGCTTGCTGATTTCTTCGATTGGCGTGACCTGCTGGAAGAAGGGAACAAGATCGGGGTTGTCGTGCACCAGAGCGCGATAGTGCTCGCGCGAGTGACCGGCGAGGCGGGTCATGAGCTGGTTCCAGCTCGGCGTCGCATCCAGCTGATTGGTGACGAGGCTGTTTTGAACCACCGCCGTGGTCATCGTTTCCAGGTTGTACAGCGCCAGTTCGGGCAGGCTGTATTTGGAGGCCAAGACCTCTCCCTGTTCAGTGATCTTGATGCGTCCCTGGAGTGTTCCACTCGGCTGGGCCAGGATCGCCTGGTAGGCCGGGCCACCGCCCCTGCTCACCGATCCGCCGCGTCCATGGAAGAGGCGTAGGGCGACACTATGGCGGCTGGCCAGCTCCTGCAGGGCCATCTGGGCCTGGTGAATCTCCCAGTTGCTGGATAGGAAGCCGGAGTCCTTGTTGCTGTCCGAATAGCCCAGCATCAGTTCCTGAAGCGGCAGACGCTGCCCCCCGATAAGTGGCAGCAACTGTCTGTAGAGGGGGGATTCGAACAGCTCCTTCATCACCTCTGGAGCCCGCTGCAGATCTTCGACGGTCTCGAAGAGGGGGACAACCAGTAATGAGGCGTGGTGGGCCGTTGGATCCACCAGGCCTGCCTCCTTCGCCAGCAGCAACACCTCAAGGAGATCGGAGCCCGTGTGACTCATGGAGATCACATAGGAGTTGCAGATGCGTTGCCCGAACTCCTGTTGAAGCCGTCGCAGCATTCCGAAGACCGCCATGGTCTCGGCTGTTGCGGCTGACCAGTCGACACCAGTGGGGACGAGAGGACGGCGGGTCTGAAGTTCGCGATGCAGCCAATCAACCCGTTCGGCTTCGTCCATCTCGCCGTATGGCCTGGGGAGTTCCAGGTAGCGAGTCAGTTCATCGATGGCGTCGCTGTGCCGGGTGCTCTCCTGCCGGATATCGAGGCTGGCCAGGGAGAACCCGAAGATATGCACCTGATTCAGGAGCGTCTCCAGTTGTTCACAACTCAGCTCGGTGCTCACCAGGCTGTTGCGAATCAGCTCGAGATCGCTGCGGAACTCATCAACCGCCATGTAGTGAAGGGTCTCTCCGACCTGCAGCCGGTCGATCCCCTGTGAGGCCACCTCCTGGGGGGTCTGCCAACCAGCTTCCGACAGCTGGTTGTTGCGCAACAGCGTCAGTTGCAAACGCTCGAGCACATAGCTCAGCTTCAGTCGATAAGGCTCAAGCCGATACCGGGCTGCTCGGTCTTCGTAGATTTCCGGGAAGCGCAGCCGGTCCATCTCAAGGGACTCCAGCAGCGCAGGAGCCACCTGGCTCCATTGCATCGAAATGCTGAGTTGATTGCGCAGATCCTGTACGGAGCGGATGTACCGCTCCAGCATCAGCTGACGCTGGTAGCAGGCTGTTTGCCAGGTGATCTCGGGGGTGACAGAGGGATTCCCATCCCGATCTGAGCCAACCCAGGAGCCGAAGGTGCAGAAGGCAGCCTGCGGAAATCTCACATCCGGGTAATGACGGCTCAGGGCTGAGGTGAGGCGCCGCCGCATCTGGGGCATGGCATCGAACAGCACCTGCTGGAAGTGATGCAACGTCGAGTCGACTTCGTCCAGCACAGTCGGCTTGAACTGGTGCAGTTCGTCGGTGCGCCACCAGAGACGAATCTCCTCCTCGAGTTGCTGGCGCAGCACCTCCTGTTCCTGACTGTTCGGCAGGGAATCCGATTGCAGGCGCTGCAGCAGATTCGCGACCCGCCTTTGCTTGCGACGCACGGTGTGGCGCACGATCTCGGTGGGATGAGCCGTGAAGACCAGACGGATGTCCAGTTCCTGAAGAAGGCTTTCGATCTGAGCAGGGGGAACATTCAGTCGACGCAGCCTTTCAAACAGTTCCCCGAAGGTGGCGGGATCGGTCTGGCTGGCCAGAGGGGGAGCAAAGGGATCGAAGGGTTGGCCCTGGTTCTGCGGTTGGCTCCGCGATGGAAGCAGGCTGTCGAGGTAGCCGTCCTCCTCGATTCGCTGTTCAACGATGTTGATCAGCTGGAAGTACAGCGAGAAGGCTCGGGCGGCCGCGATGGCTTCAGCCAGATCCATCGCCGTGATCAGATCGACAATCGCCTGACTGGTGCTGTCGCCGTCGCGCCCTTCCAGAGCAACAGGGTCGCTGAGTTGTTTCAGGCGAAGAACCCGTTCGCTCTGTTCGGCAGGACATTCACTGCGAAGAACCGTCTGCCAGAGATCCTCAATGAGTTCGAGACGCTGTTGCAGCAGCCCGCCCTTGCCGGTGACCACACCGTCGGCCCTGAGCAGGTCGCCCCCGGGAGCGTGGACGGTGGGCTGTTGCATCGACGCTCCGCAGGACTCTTCTTTGGACATGATCATCCCAAAGCGGCGCTTTCGCCGTGAGCCACCAGTTCTTGCTGCTCCATCGCGATGGCCCCATCGCGCAGCAGTGCACTGATGGAATGGCCCTGAGAGTGCACATCCAACCACCGCATCGCCTGGTTGCCCTGTTTCAGAAGCGTTCTGATCGGTTGCAGACGCTCCAACAGGCCAAGGCTCTCAGCCAGGGGTTCCATGCTTTCAAGCAGCTCCAAGATCCAGTCCCGGCAACGGATCGAGCGCCCGTCTTGCCAATGATTCAGGCGGGCCTCCAGGCTGGTCTGGGACGCGGCTGCATCGTTTTGATCGGCAAGTGTGGCCAGTTCTGCCAGCGATAGTTCACTGCTGCAGAGAGGATCCAGGCGTGTTTGTTGCTCAATCAGCGCCATCACGCGCAGTTCCAGGAAAACCGTGATCGCCATCAGATCGGCCGGGTCTGTCACGAGATCGCAGATCCGCAGCTCCAATCGATTCAGGGAGTAGGGACGTTCGGGTCCGTTCGGGCGCACGGAGGTCCAGAGATGGCGTTCGTTGCGCATCGCACCGCTGGCCAGTTGCTCCTCAACCCACTCGATGTAATGCCGATGGTTGATGAACAGTGGAACGTGCTCCGGGGTCAGCGGGAACTGCTGCCAACGTTGTGAGTGTTGCCCGCTGAGTTGTCCACCGATGAAGGGTGAGCTGGCGCTGAGGGACAGCAGCAGGGCGGCCTCGCAACGAATCAGCCGTACCGCTGCGAACAGCAGCTCCGGATCCGTCAGACCAAGATTGATGTGGACGCTGGCGGTCACGACCCGGGTTCCGTAGGTCGATTCGATCAGCGAGTGATATGGATTGGTCGGATCGGAGCGTTCGAAGCGCTCGCTGTCTCCGAGACTGAGTGTGCTTCCAGGAAGCAGGGTCAGGCCCTGGGGCGCCAGCCACTGCCGGAGCGTTCTGCGAGGTTGCAGCAGAGCTTCCTCGATGCGGTCATAGGACGCCTCGGGTTCGGTGATGTATTCCAGATTCCGCCGGTCTGGTTCTGTGACGAAGCCCGGCAGCTCTTGGGCAACCTGAGAAGCCACACCAACGTTTTCTCCGGAGGGTCTGCCGGTGAACAACTCCACCTCAAAGCCTTTGAGCAACAGGGCAGGGCTCATGAACCCGGAGGATTGAGACAGGCAAGTGCCGTGAGCATGCCGCGTGCCTTGTTGAGGGTCTCCTCGTATTCGGCAGCCGGGATTGAGTCTGCAACGATCCCAGCGCCGGCTTGCACTTTGACGTTGGTTCCTCCATCAGCTGCGGGCTGAACAACCATGGTGCGGATCGTGATGGCCGTATTCAACGCACCACAGAGATCCACAGATCCATACACGCCGGAATAGGGACCGCGGGCATCGGGCTCAAGGGCATTGATCAACTGCATTGCCCGAATCTTGGGCGCTCCGCTGACAGTGCCGGCGGGGAAAGCCGCTTTGAGGAGCTCCCAGACATTGTTCGTGGCGGTCAGTTGACCTTCCACCTCGCTCACGATGTGCATCACGTGGGAGTAGCGCTCGATGACCATGAGGTCACTGACTTTGACACTTCCCGGTCGGCAGACGCGGCCAAGGTCGTTACGGCCTAGATCCACAAGCATCACGTGCTCGGCCCGTTCTTTCGGGTCTGCGAGGAGATCGATTTCCAGTTCCCTGTCTTCAGAGGATGTGCGCCCACGGGGCCGGGTGCCGGCGATCGGTCGCAGGCTGGCGCGGACCCCTTCAGCGGCCGGTTCCGCATGCACCATGACTTCAGGACTGGAGCCGATCAGTTGCCAGTCTCCGAAATCGAAGAAGGCCATGTAGGGAGACGGATTCACCATCCTCAAGCTCCGGTAGAGCTCGAGGGGCTGCTGAGGAACGGTGGTTTCCAGCCTTTGACTGATCACGAGCTGGAACACATCCCCTGCAGCGATGTGATCGCGGGCGGTGCGAACGGACGATTCGAACTCTGCGCGACTTCGATTGCTCCTGACATTCCTGACCTCCGACGTGGCGGGTGTCCATGGCAATGCTGCGACGGAGGGCAGCGGCGCATTCATGCGACGACGCAGGTCATGGATTCGCCCAAGCGCGGCTGTCCAGGCCTCCTCTTCGCTCTCTGCCCGATCGATGTCGGCGTAGGCAACAGCGGTGATCAGCCGTTTCACCTGATCAAAAATCAGGACGGCATCCATGAGCATCCAAATGCCATCAGGAGGATCGTCTGCTGCTCTGGGATGAACTGGAACCGTTGACTCAATCCACTGGATCAGTTCATAGCCCCACATTCCGTAAAGCTGCCCCAGTGGGGGAAGTCCAGGCAAGTTGCCACAGCGATAGTCGCTGAGGCACTGCTGGAGGGCCTCCAGAGGGTTGCCCTGAAAGGTGTCCTGATCACCATTGCGCCACCGCCTGGTCAAGCAGTCGCCCCTCGCCGATGCGGTCCAGAGTGGATCGCAGGCCACAACGCTCCACCGGCCCAGGGTCTCCCCACCCTCCACCGATTCGAGGAGGACTCCGGGAGGATGATCCGCTCCCACCTTGATCCAGGTGGTGAGAGGAGTCTCCAGGTCTGCCGGCCAGCTTTCCGCCAGTGGAATCAGGTTGGCGCCAGCAGCAGCAGCCTCGCGAAAGGCACTGCGATCAGGATTGAACATGCGCGCATCCTGCCAGCTTCAGCAGTGTTCAAAAAACACTGAAGAGTCTGGGATTCAGCCGTCGTAGGTGTTGCGGCCGCTGAATTTGATGTTCGCTGGATTGACGTTCTGGCCGATACGACGGGGATTGTGCCCGACTATGGGGCGACCTTCGTTGACCTTCTCAGGGAAAACGCCGTCGGCAGGGTGCAGGAACTCGGTGTCTCCGCCAGGGAAAATCCGGTAGATCTTGTAGTTCTCGATCCGAGGCTTGAACTTGGTTCTCAGCTGTGTTCCCAGTGCCAGGCACTGCTCTTTGCGGGCGAAATACATGAGGTTGTCGCCCTCGTTCATCATCGCCGCGCCTCCCGTTGGGAGCTCGAAGGCCTGGGCGCTCGCACTGTTCCAGGTGATCGCGTACTTCTCTTCGGTCTCAGCGGAATTCAACAGGCCGCCAGTGCTGCCGATGTACTGAGGAAGTTGACCGTTCAACGCCGATGCTGTCATGGGCTGCAGGACTCCAGACGGGCCATTACGACTGGAAAGTAGCACTGCGACCGGGCCCTGATTCCCACTCTGATCACAACCGTCACACCCCTTCATCCAGTCTCGAACGCAACAGGGAAAAACACAGTGAGATTTCGGTCTTCCCGTTGCCGGTAGCGTCCGCCAAGGCTGGCCAGCAGCTGGCGGGTTGCCTGCTGGCTCAGCTGGAGGCTGCCGGTACTGGGGTCCCAGCTCAGGACGGCACCGACCTTGGCTGTCTGGGAGGGCTCCTGTCCCGTCAGCTCGGATGGACCCGTTTCCCGACTCGGTGGCTGCGCAAGGATCTCAAGCTTGAGGCGAGCGCCTGCGGCACCAAGCAGCAGCGTCAGGCCGCTGCCCGACGGGAGCCCGCGACTGGCCCGGTCAATCAAACCGCCGAGCATCGGCTCCAAACGCCTTGGATCACTGAGCACGAGCGGAAGCCCTG
Coding sequences within:
- the ppc gene encoding phosphoenolpyruvate carboxylase, encoding MQQPTVHAPGGDLLRADGVVTGKGGLLQQRLELIEDLWQTVLRSECPAEQSERVLRLKQLSDPVALEGRDGDSTSQAIVDLITAMDLAEAIAAARAFSLYFQLINIVEQRIEEDGYLDSLLPSRSQPQNQGQPFDPFAPPLASQTDPATFGELFERLRRLNVPPAQIESLLQELDIRLVFTAHPTEIVRHTVRRKQRRVANLLQRLQSDSLPNSQEQEVLRQQLEEEIRLWWRTDELHQFKPTVLDEVDSTLHHFQQVLFDAMPQMRRRLTSALSRHYPDVRFPQAAFCTFGSWVGSDRDGNPSVTPEITWQTACYQRQLMLERYIRSVQDLRNQLSISMQWSQVAPALLESLEMDRLRFPEIYEDRAARYRLEPYRLKLSYVLERLQLTLLRNNQLSEAGWQTPQEVASQGIDRLQVGETLHYMAVDEFRSDLELIRNSLVSTELSCEQLETLLNQVHIFGFSLASLDIRQESTRHSDAIDELTRYLELPRPYGEMDEAERVDWLHRELQTRRPLVPTGVDWSAATAETMAVFGMLRRLQQEFGQRICNSYVISMSHTGSDLLEVLLLAKEAGLVDPTAHHASLLVVPLFETVEDLQRAPEVMKELFESPLYRQLLPLIGGQRLPLQELMLGYSDSNKDSGFLSSNWEIHQAQMALQELASRHSVALRLFHGRGGSVSRGGGPAYQAILAQPSGTLQGRIKITEQGEVLASKYSLPELALYNLETMTTAVVQNSLVTNQLDATPSWNQLMTRLAGHSREHYRALVHDNPDLVPFFQQVTPIEEISKLQISSRPARRKTGAKDLSSLRAIPWVFGWTQSRFLLPSWFGFGTALATEVKDDPEQLDLLRRLHQRWPFFRMLISKVEMTLSKVDLDLAHHYMTSLGASENREAFERIFRTIADEYELTRSLVLDITGQSRLLGADQALQLSVDLRNRTIVPLGFLQVALLKRLRDQNRQPPMSEAPGMEEDRRTYSRSELLRGALLTLNGIAAGMRNTG
- the gshA gene encoding glutamate--cysteine ligase; its protein translation is MSPALLLKGFEVELFTGRPSGENVGVASQVAQELPGFVTEPDRRNLEYITEPEASYDRIEEALLQPRRTLRQWLAPQGLTLLPGSTLSLGDSERFERSDPTNPYHSLIESTYGTRVVTASVHINLGLTDPELLFAAVRLIRCEAALLLSLSASSPFIGGQLSGQHSQRWQQFPLTPEHVPLFINHRHYIEWVEEQLASGAMRNERHLWTSVRPNGPERPYSLNRLELRICDLVTDPADLMAITVFLELRVMALIEQQTRLDPLCSSELSLAELATLADQNDAAASQTSLEARLNHWQDGRSIRCRDWILELLESMEPLAESLGLLERLQPIRTLLKQGNQAMRWLDVHSQGHSISALLRDGAIAMEQQELVAHGESAALG
- a CDS encoding anthranilate synthase component I family protein; this translates as MFNPDRSAFREAAAAGANLIPLAESWPADLETPLTTWIKVGADHPPGVLLESVEGGETLGRWSVVACDPLWTASARGDCLTRRWRNGDQDTFQGNPLEALQQCLSDYRCGNLPGLPPLGQLYGMWGYELIQWIESTVPVHPRAADDPPDGIWMLMDAVLIFDQVKRLITAVAYADIDRAESEEEAWTAALGRIHDLRRRMNAPLPSVAALPWTPATSEVRNVRSNRSRAEFESSVRTARDHIAAGDVFQLVISQRLETTVPQQPLELYRSLRMVNPSPYMAFFDFGDWQLIGSSPEVMVHAEPAAEGVRASLRPIAGTRPRGRTSSEDRELEIDLLADPKERAEHVMLVDLGRNDLGRVCRPGSVKVSDLMVIERYSHVMHIVSEVEGQLTATNNVWELLKAAFPAGTVSGAPKIRAMQLINALEPDARGPYSGVYGSVDLCGALNTAITIRTMVVQPAADGGTNVKVQAGAGIVADSIPAAEYEETLNKARGMLTALACLNPPGS
- a CDS encoding photosystem I reaction center subunit II PsaD, producing MTASALNGQLPQYIGSTGGLLNSAETEEKYAITWNSASAQAFELPTGGAAMMNEGDNLMYFARKEQCLALGTQLRTKFKPRIENYKIYRIFPGGDTEFLHPADGVFPEKVNEGRPIVGHNPRRIGQNVNPANIKFSGRNTYDG